In Halogeometricum borinquense DSM 11551, a single genomic region encodes these proteins:
- a CDS encoding ribonucleotide-diphosphate reductase subunit beta: MAILNNDTEHDPNKILPIDYDWARQYYRDGVANNWVPEEIPMQEDIAQWNGDALSDSEKQLVEWNLGFFSTAESLTANNIVLALYEYVTAPECRQYLLRQAYEEAIHTDTFIYCCDSLGFDPEYMYGMYDRVPSIKEKDEFVVDLTRNLDDPDFTVEDTADVRDLLRDLVGFYVVMEGVFFYAGFAMMLALKRQNKMVGIGQQFEYIMRDESLHVGFGVDLINQIRAENPDAWTDEFGAEVRDLIEKAVDLEQIYAREACPDDVLGMSPDQFAEYVEHVADRRLGQLDLDASYGTDNPFPWMSEAVDLNKEKNFFETQVTEYQSGGSLDW; the protein is encoded by the coding sequence ATGGCGATACTGAACAACGACACGGAACACGACCCGAACAAGATACTGCCAATCGACTACGACTGGGCGCGCCAGTACTACCGCGACGGCGTCGCCAACAACTGGGTGCCAGAGGAGATACCGATGCAGGAGGACATCGCCCAGTGGAACGGCGATGCGCTCAGCGACTCCGAAAAGCAGTTAGTCGAGTGGAATCTCGGCTTTTTCTCCACTGCCGAATCGCTGACGGCGAACAATATTGTCCTCGCCCTCTACGAGTACGTCACCGCGCCGGAGTGTCGTCAGTACCTCCTTCGACAGGCGTACGAGGAAGCGATCCACACGGACACGTTCATCTACTGCTGTGACTCGCTGGGATTCGACCCCGAGTACATGTACGGGATGTACGACCGCGTGCCCTCCATCAAGGAGAAAGACGAGTTCGTCGTGGACCTGACGCGAAATCTCGACGACCCAGACTTCACAGTGGAGGACACAGCAGACGTGCGCGATCTCCTGCGTGATCTCGTGGGGTTCTACGTCGTCATGGAGGGTGTGTTCTTCTACGCCGGGTTCGCCATGATGCTCGCGCTGAAGCGTCAGAACAAGATGGTTGGAATCGGCCAGCAGTTCGAGTACATCATGCGCGACGAGTCACTGCACGTAGGATTCGGTGTCGATCTGATAAACCAGATTCGCGCCGAGAATCCCGACGCGTGGACTGACGAGTTCGGCGCGGAAGTACGCGACCTGATAGAGAAAGCGGTTGACCTCGAACAGATATACGCTCGCGAGGCGTGCCCCGATGACGTGTTAGGAATGAGCCCCGACCAGTTCGCTGAGTACGTCGAACACGTCGCTGACCGCCGACTCGGCCAACTCGATTTGGACGCCAGTTACGGAACAGACAACCCGTTCCCGTGGATGAGCGAGGCGGTTGACCTCAACAAGGAGAAGAACTTCTTCGAGACGCAAGTCACTGAGTACCAAAGCGGCGGCTCGCTCGACTGGTAG
- a CDS encoding ribonucleoside-diphosphate reductase subunit alpha, with translation MASTQTTQTNDVRTILNQARTGYEDVLTDEVMDRLVTETERNLYDGASIDEVYEALEGVTTARIERDPAYKYVAADIHRRRYFRRVTGEQLSETADDDTATTYRETFAANLERGVDEDLLDERLLDGRFDIDELADALVLERDDKFDYIAMSTLTQRYFIKTEVDGDPLELPQAFWMRVAMGLAIEEDDPQARALEFYDVLSRLLFTPSTPTLFHSGTTHPQLSSCYLTTVEDDLEHIFDSYKHHAQLSKWSGGLGNDWTNLRAEGALIESTGVESTGTVPFLKISNDVTAAINRSGKRRGAACGYLEAWHMDFPAFLDLRRNTGDERRRTHDMNTAAWVPDLFMERVENDETWTLFSPDEVPELHETYGEEFAELYREYEEKAEAGELRQYETVDAADLWRTMLTRLFETGHPWITFKDPCNVRSPQDHVGTVHSSNLCTEITLNTSAEEHAVCNLGSVNLSNHVADSELDREALADTIETATRMLDNVVDLCFYPTDEAEYSNMRHRPVGLGVMGFHDALMQVGTSMASEEAVEAANRWQEFVSYHTILNSSRLAKERGAYETFEGSKWDRGILPHDTVDRLEAERGREIPTDRSETMDWDRVRDHIAEHGMRNSNTMAIAPTATISTINGTTPSIEPIYSNLYVKSNMSGDFTVINEQLVDDLKAEGLWDDEMVDQIKFFDGSIQEVSAIPEEMRELYRSAFEIDPRHQLRLTAHRGQWIDQSISHNVFFPSTDGSLLDDVYKTAWRLGVKTTYYLRTLGASQIEKSTLDMAEYGRTQRRNESEATADRDSNDNGGNVTAADGDTDDSGEGDRDAAAGGDKTGEACDTSLARVEDPTCDACQ, from the coding sequence ATGGCTAGCACACAGACGACACAGACGAACGACGTACGGACGATTCTCAACCAAGCACGAACCGGCTACGAAGACGTTCTCACCGACGAGGTGATGGACAGACTCGTAACCGAAACGGAACGTAATCTCTACGACGGCGCGTCGATAGATGAGGTGTACGAAGCACTCGAAGGGGTGACCACGGCGCGGATCGAACGCGACCCGGCGTACAAATACGTCGCTGCTGATATTCACCGGCGGCGCTACTTCCGACGCGTAACCGGTGAACAGTTGAGTGAGACTGCCGACGACGATACCGCGACGACGTATCGCGAGACGTTCGCGGCGAACCTCGAACGCGGCGTCGATGAGGACCTCCTAGACGAACGCCTGCTCGACGGTCGGTTCGACATCGACGAACTCGCAGACGCTCTCGTCCTCGAACGCGACGACAAGTTCGACTACATTGCGATGTCCACGCTGACGCAACGGTACTTCATCAAAACCGAAGTTGACGGAGATCCGCTCGAACTCCCGCAGGCGTTCTGGATGCGGGTTGCGATGGGCCTCGCAATCGAGGAGGACGACCCGCAGGCGCGGGCGCTGGAGTTCTACGACGTGCTCTCACGTCTCCTGTTTACGCCCTCGACGCCGACGCTGTTCCATAGCGGAACGACCCATCCGCAACTGTCCTCCTGTTATCTCACGACAGTCGAAGACGACCTCGAACACATCTTCGACTCGTACAAACACCACGCGCAACTGTCGAAGTGGAGCGGCGGTCTCGGCAACGACTGGACGAATCTCCGCGCAGAGGGCGCACTCATCGAGAGTACGGGCGTCGAATCAACCGGGACGGTTCCGTTTCTGAAGATCAGCAACGACGTGACCGCGGCGATCAATCGCTCGGGGAAACGCCGCGGCGCGGCCTGTGGTTACCTCGAAGCGTGGCACATGGACTTCCCGGCGTTCCTTGACTTGCGGCGCAACACGGGCGACGAACGCCGTCGCACCCACGATATGAACACCGCCGCGTGGGTGCCGGACCTGTTCATGGAACGCGTCGAGAACGACGAGACGTGGACGCTGTTCTCGCCGGACGAAGTGCCCGAACTCCACGAGACGTACGGCGAGGAGTTCGCGGAGTTATACCGCGAGTACGAGGAGAAAGCGGAGGCGGGCGAACTGCGGCAGTACGAAACGGTAGACGCCGCCGACCTCTGGCGGACGATGCTTACCCGTCTGTTCGAGACGGGTCACCCGTGGATTACGTTCAAAGACCCCTGCAACGTTCGGTCGCCACAGGATCACGTCGGTACCGTCCATTCCTCGAATCTCTGTACCGAAATCACACTCAACACGAGCGCCGAAGAACACGCCGTCTGCAACCTCGGGAGCGTAAACCTCTCGAATCACGTCGCCGACAGCGAGTTGGACCGCGAGGCGTTAGCCGACACAATCGAAACGGCGACACGGATGCTCGACAACGTGGTTGACCTGTGCTTTTACCCAACCGACGAGGCGGAGTACTCCAACATGCGGCACCGACCCGTCGGCCTCGGCGTCATGGGCTTCCACGATGCGCTGATGCAGGTCGGGACATCGATGGCATCCGAGGAAGCCGTCGAGGCGGCGAACCGCTGGCAGGAGTTCGTCTCCTATCACACCATCCTCAACAGTTCGCGTCTGGCGAAGGAGCGCGGCGCGTACGAAACGTTCGAGGGGAGCAAGTGGGACCGCGGCATCCTCCCGCACGACACGGTTGATCGTCTCGAAGCCGAACGCGGCCGCGAAATCCCGACCGACCGCTCGGAAACGATGGACTGGGACCGAGTGCGCGACCACATCGCAGAACACGGCATGCGCAACTCGAACACGATGGCTATCGCGCCGACGGCGACCATCTCCACCATCAACGGGACGACGCCCTCCATCGAACCCATCTACTCGAATCTCTACGTCAAATCGAACATGAGCGGTGACTTCACCGTCATCAACGAACAGCTCGTAGACGACCTGAAGGCCGAAGGACTGTGGGACGACGAGATGGTGGATCAGATCAAGTTCTTCGACGGATCGATTCAGGAGGTCAGCGCGATTCCCGAGGAGATGCGCGAACTGTACCGAAGCGCGTTCGAGATCGATCCCCGACATCAACTCCGTCTGACCGCCCATCGCGGGCAGTGGATCGACCAGTCGATTTCGCACAACGTTTTCTTCCCGAGTACGGACGGGTCGCTTCTTGACGACGTATACAAGACGGCGTGGCGACTCGGCGTGAAGACGACGTACTACCTGCGAACGCTCGGCGCGTCGCAGATCGAGAAATCCACGCTCGATATGGCGGAGTACGGTCGGACGCAACGACGAAACGAGTCCGAAGCGACCGCAGACCGAGACAGCAACGACAACGGCGGCAACGTCACCGCCGCCGACGGCGATACCGACGATAGCGGCGAAGGTGACAGAGATGCCGCTGCCGGCGGAGACAAAACCGGGGAAGCGTGCGACACGTCTCTCGCTCGTGTCGAAGACCCGACGTGTGACGCTTGCCAGTGA
- a CDS encoding homing endonuclease associated repeat-containing protein translates to MADRPIDPMGRHAVEDYVEYIEYVPAEIREKVHPDVDPLTGEKTSFRLNNHVLFAELYLLNERFGSPPTRVEMTRSGAFHVGVYEDRFEEYTVCVEIAGLEPNYHSPEERIRHSQCDIDTFYLQPKTER, encoded by the coding sequence ATGGCAGATCGTCCAATCGATCCAATGGGCCGCCACGCGGTCGAAGACTACGTGGAATACATCGAATACGTCCCAGCAGAGATTCGGGAGAAGGTCCATCCGGACGTTGATCCGCTCACGGGCGAGAAAACCTCTTTTCGTCTCAACAACCACGTCCTCTTCGCTGAGCTATACCTCTTGAACGAACGCTTCGGGTCACCACCCACTCGGGTCGAGATGACCCGCTCGGGCGCGTTTCACGTCGGGGTCTACGAAGACCGCTTCGAGGAGTACACCGTCTGCGTCGAGATAGCCGGTCTCGAGCCGAATTATCACTCGCCCGAAGAGCGGATTCGGCATAGCCAGTGTGATATTGATACGTTCTATCTTCAGCCGAAAACAGAGCGGTGA
- a CDS encoding sodium:calcium antiporter: MAESLAVNVGIILLATVGIYIGSGWLEQSSDTLSSYYGLPLVVQGAIVAAVGSSFPELASVVFSALSGSFGLGVGAIVGSAIFNILVIPALSGIVTHDDIESSRTLVYKEAQFYMIAVSVVVITFAMAVIYFPNGAPLTGRVTRPLAVMPLALYGLYIFIQYADTADYEAEPVTDVNVLRQWGTLVAGLIVILVSVEQLVHAVKFVGNVYGAPDFLWGITVLAAATSLPDTLVSVRAAKDGRGVTSLANVLGSNTFDLLVAIPIGVLIVGAAPINFAIAVPTMGFLTLATVLLFTVLRTDLSLTDGEAYGLLVAYIGFVLWMIAETADLTNFIPGA; encoded by the coding sequence ATGGCTGAGTCTCTCGCAGTAAATGTCGGAATTATCCTTCTCGCCACGGTCGGGATCTATATCGGAAGCGGATGGCTCGAACAGTCGAGCGATACGCTGTCGAGTTACTACGGGCTACCACTCGTCGTCCAAGGTGCTATCGTTGCCGCCGTCGGCTCTAGCTTCCCCGAACTCGCAAGCGTGGTGTTTTCCGCGCTCTCGGGGTCGTTCGGTCTCGGTGTCGGCGCAATCGTCGGTTCGGCTATCTTCAATATCCTCGTTATCCCGGCGCTGTCGGGCATCGTAACCCACGACGATATCGAGTCGAGTCGGACGCTCGTCTACAAGGAGGCGCAGTTCTACATGATTGCCGTCTCCGTCGTCGTCATCACCTTCGCGATGGCGGTTATCTACTTCCCCAACGGCGCACCACTGACTGGACGTGTCACCCGACCGCTGGCGGTGATGCCTCTGGCGCTCTACGGGCTTTACATCTTCATCCAGTACGCTGACACGGCTGACTACGAGGCCGAACCGGTCACAGACGTGAACGTCCTGCGACAGTGGGGCACGCTCGTCGCAGGTCTCATCGTCATCCTCGTCTCCGTCGAGCAGTTGGTTCACGCCGTCAAGTTCGTCGGCAACGTGTACGGTGCGCCCGACTTCCTCTGGGGTATCACGGTACTTGCAGCGGCGACAAGTCTCCCCGACACGCTCGTCAGCGTCCGCGCCGCAAAGGACGGTCGCGGCGTTACTAGTCTCGCTAACGTCCTCGGGTCGAACACCTTCGATCTGCTCGTTGCCATCCCAATCGGCGTTCTCATCGTCGGTGCGGCCCCCATCAACTTCGCTATCGCCGTGCCGACGATGGGCTTTCTCACCCTCGCAACGGTACTGCTCTTTACTGTCCTCCGAACTGATCTATCGCTCACGGATGGCGAGGCGTACGGCCTGCTCGTCGCTTACATTGGGTTCGTCCTCTGGATGATCGCGGAGACGGCTGACCTGACGAACTTCATCCCCGGCGCGTGA
- a CDS encoding rhomboid family intramembrane serine protease: MSSTNELPDRRSNLIFGNPVAETLLAMLFVSVLTWTVSFIGLVGLFALAPPVLAPPWTLVTSVYAHVGPGHLLSNAVIVLLAGTLVSMSTTRLRFHAFFVGTGALAGLAHVWLAGLFGVPSAVLGSSGAAFALVGYVLAANPASSAILDRLRLSSRAVIAIVAIVALVLTVLFSAPGSALIAHFTGAVMGLIAGRLQLL; the protein is encoded by the coding sequence GTGTCCTCCACGAATGAACTCCCCGACCGACGCTCGAATCTCATCTTCGGGAACCCCGTCGCCGAGACGCTTCTCGCCATGCTCTTCGTCTCCGTACTGACGTGGACCGTCTCATTCATCGGTCTCGTCGGTCTGTTCGCCCTCGCACCACCCGTCCTTGCCCCGCCGTGGACGCTCGTTACGAGCGTCTACGCCCACGTTGGACCGGGACATCTCCTCTCGAATGCCGTCATCGTCCTCCTCGCGGGAACGCTCGTCTCGATGTCAACGACGCGACTTCGGTTTCACGCGTTTTTCGTCGGGACGGGCGCACTCGCGGGTCTTGCACACGTCTGGCTGGCCGGTCTGTTCGGCGTCCCGTCAGCGGTGCTCGGGTCCAGCGGTGCGGCGTTCGCACTCGTCGGCTACGTGTTGGCGGCCAATCCGGCGTCGAGCGCCATCCTCGACAGGCTTCGCCTCTCTTCGCGCGCTGTCATCGCTATCGTCGCCATCGTAGCACTCGTCTTGACTGTCCTCTTCAGCGCACCCGGAAGCGCATTAATTGCCCACTTCACGGGCGCAGTGATGGGACTCATCGCTGGGCGACTGCAGTTGCTGTGA
- a CDS encoding MBL fold metallo-hydrolase — MEGTQSETENSVESITPEQLNAQISDGDGAFILDVRSADNFDEWHIEGPNVESLNYPYFELLDGIPDDLLAQLPEDRTITVLCAKGGSSEMIAESIQEEGFDVNHLERGMKGWARIYEYDELDVDVAATVAQYRRPSSGCLAYLVASDGEAAVIDPLRAFTDEYVQDARALGTDLTYALDTHVHADHISGIRTLSEQTDATAVLPAPAVARGVEYDVPFEQVADGDTLSVGNVDIEVIHTPGHTSGMTAYKVGDVLFTGDGLFTESVARPDLEDPEAATDAARTLYTSLTEKVLPLPDETVVAPAHFSDAATPNDDATYTAELGTLTETMDALAMDEDEFIEFIVADMPPRPANYEEIIATNLGLESLDDEKAFELELGPNNCAASNGALTN, encoded by the coding sequence ATGGAAGGAACGCAATCCGAGACGGAGAACTCGGTCGAGTCGATTACGCCCGAACAACTGAACGCACAGATTTCGGACGGCGACGGTGCGTTCATCCTTGATGTCCGCTCGGCAGATAACTTCGATGAGTGGCACATCGAGGGTCCCAACGTGGAGTCGCTGAACTATCCGTACTTCGAACTACTTGACGGTATTCCGGACGATTTACTCGCGCAATTGCCCGAGGACCGGACCATCACAGTTCTCTGTGCGAAGGGTGGTTCCAGCGAGATGATCGCCGAATCGATTCAGGAGGAGGGCTTCGACGTGAACCATCTCGAACGCGGCATGAAGGGATGGGCGCGTATCTACGAGTACGACGAACTCGACGTGGACGTTGCGGCCACCGTCGCCCAGTACCGGCGACCGTCGAGCGGTTGTCTGGCCTATCTCGTCGCGTCCGATGGCGAAGCGGCCGTCATCGACCCGCTTCGTGCGTTCACCGACGAGTACGTGCAGGACGCCCGCGCGCTCGGAACCGACCTCACGTACGCACTTGATACACACGTTCACGCCGACCACATCTCGGGCATCCGGACGCTCTCAGAACAGACAGACGCGACGGCAGTTCTTCCGGCCCCCGCCGTTGCACGCGGCGTCGAGTACGACGTTCCGTTCGAGCAAGTAGCCGACGGCGACACGCTCTCTGTCGGGAACGTCGATATCGAAGTGATTCACACTCCCGGACACACGTCGGGTATGACTGCGTACAAAGTTGGAGACGTGCTTTTCACCGGTGACGGCTTGTTCACCGAGAGCGTCGCCCGCCCGGACCTCGAAGACCCCGAGGCCGCAACAGACGCGGCACGGACGCTCTACACGAGTCTCACCGAGAAGGTTCTCCCACTTCCCGACGAGACGGTGGTCGCGCCCGCTCACTTCAGCGATGCGGCCACGCCGAACGACGATGCAACGTACACTGCCGAACTCGGGACGCTGACAGAGACGATGGACGCGCTGGCGATGGACGAAGACGAGTTTATCGAGTTTATCGTCGCGGATATGCCGCCGCGCCCGGCGAACTACGAGGAGATAATCGCCACCAACCTCGGTCTGGAATCACTGGACGATGAGAAAGCGTTCGAACTCGAACTCGGCCCGAACAACTGCGCGGCCAGCAACGGAGCGCTGACGAACTGA
- a CDS encoding S8 family peptidase, with protein MFEIRTDPQITTGQTGDVVTVTDIREIHGFPDPVSDDAPTGRGLTVAVMDSGVDETHEVFDGITVEHHNFTDAPDEPLDDVGHGTAVAGLIAQLSPGIEKIVDLRIFGTSGRGTSKPIFDAYEWAQTHADELDTINLSWGARSQSSEIDREHSKLMNAGVQDVVSAGNTGETSGSPVTANDAYGIGAITEEKELTRFSSYNPGIVENPDVVALGKDVRLPRASNTSMGTVLNDDYVKASGTSFSAPIATAAMNLFIEQRERASERPFERTAKDIPGTPRDVYGYIRYDHAVELRDTEVKVDVFDLPFTNYEGVALPEEWADSPTHAVLERETAQETVVRFER; from the coding sequence GTGTTCGAGATCCGGACCGACCCACAGATAACGACAGGACAGACCGGAGACGTGGTCACAGTTACAGACATCCGCGAGATTCACGGGTTCCCCGATCCTGTTTCGGACGACGCACCCACCGGGAGGGGCCTTACTGTCGCCGTGATGGACTCCGGTGTTGACGAGACACACGAAGTGTTCGACGGCATCACGGTCGAACATCACAACTTCACCGACGCGCCCGACGAACCACTGGACGACGTGGGTCACGGCACGGCCGTCGCGGGACTCATCGCTCAACTGTCGCCCGGTATCGAGAAAATCGTTGATCTCCGTATCTTCGGTACGAGTGGGCGAGGAACGAGCAAACCGATTTTCGACGCCTACGAGTGGGCGCAAACGCACGCCGACGAACTCGACACCATCAACCTCTCGTGGGGAGCACGGTCACAGAGCTCGGAAATCGACCGCGAGCACTCCAAACTGATGAACGCAGGCGTACAAGACGTTGTCTCGGCAGGCAACACGGGCGAGACAAGCGGCAGTCCGGTGACCGCAAACGACGCCTACGGCATCGGTGCCATAACCGAGGAGAAAGAGTTGACGCGGTTCAGTAGCTACAATCCCGGTATCGTCGAAAACCCCGACGTGGTGGCGTTGGGCAAGGACGTTCGCCTGCCGCGTGCGTCGAACACGTCGATGGGAACCGTCCTCAACGACGATTACGTGAAAGCCAGCGGGACAAGCTTCAGCGCACCCATCGCAACAGCGGCGATGAACCTCTTCATCGAACAGCGAGAGCGTGCGTCGGAACGACCGTTCGAGCGCACCGCCAAGGACATTCCGGGCACACCCAGAGACGTGTACGGCTATATTCGATACGATCACGCAGTGGAACTGCGGGATACTGAGGTGAAAGTGGACGTGTTCGACCTGCCGTTCACGAACTATGAGGGCGTAGCGCTTCCGGAAGAGTGGGCGGACAGCCCAACCCACGCGGTCCTCGAACGTGAGACCGCACAGGAAACCGTCGTCCGGTTCGAGCGATAA
- a CDS encoding DUF6691 family protein, whose product MSSEQRGLTFLAAVYLGGLVFGFGLAISGMARPEVVLDFLQFNDFGLIFVMGGAAVVTAVVFAVATRYFDRAPITAREYTRRVKEFDRNVVVGGAIFGVGWGLSGICPGAAYASFGVGNYPILWAIAGMFLGAYAQGLVRTRIGSTNTTETTTH is encoded by the coding sequence GTGAGTTCCGAGCAGCGCGGACTGACATTCCTCGCGGCCGTTTACCTCGGTGGCCTCGTGTTCGGATTCGGACTGGCGATAAGTGGGATGGCTCGTCCGGAAGTCGTGCTCGATTTCCTCCAGTTCAACGACTTCGGCCTCATCTTTGTCATGGGTGGTGCGGCAGTCGTCACGGCAGTCGTCTTCGCCGTGGCGACGCGGTATTTCGACCGCGCCCCGATTACGGCGCGCGAGTACACCCGCCGCGTGAAAGAGTTCGACCGGAATGTCGTCGTCGGCGGAGCCATCTTCGGCGTTGGATGGGGTCTTTCGGGCATCTGTCCGGGTGCGGCCTATGCGAGTTTCGGCGTCGGCAACTACCCCATCTTGTGGGCTATCGCGGGGATGTTCCTCGGCGCGTACGCACAAGGACTCGTTCGCACTCGTATCGGTTCGACAAACACGACTGAGACGACGACACACTAA
- the nrdR gene encoding transcriptional regulator NrdR, with translation MDCPDCGHDRTSVVDTRTGEDGTTVRRRRECKRCSFRFTTYERPEWETLQVKKRDGRIEPFDREKLRGGIERAVEKRPVDDDAVESLIEDVERELAGRETRIVSSSLVGELASERLRELDSVAYIRFVSVYKAFSDPEEFLDELDTILDDRLDETVDGSGPTDNDFPDG, from the coding sequence ATGGACTGTCCCGACTGCGGACACGACCGAACGAGCGTCGTCGATACGCGAACCGGCGAGGACGGAACCACCGTTCGTCGCCGCCGCGAGTGCAAACGATGTTCGTTCCGATTTACGACGTACGAGCGGCCCGAGTGGGAAACCCTCCAAGTCAAAAAACGCGACGGACGCATCGAACCGTTCGACCGGGAGAAACTCCGCGGCGGCATCGAACGGGCCGTCGAAAAACGACCCGTAGACGACGATGCCGTCGAATCGCTCATCGAGGACGTAGAACGTGAACTCGCTGGACGCGAGACGCGCATCGTCTCGTCAAGTCTCGTCGGGGAACTCGCCTCCGAACGCCTCCGAGAACTGGACTCTGTGGCGTACATCCGGTTCGTCTCGGTGTACAAGGCGTTCTCCGACCCCGAGGAGTTCCTCGACGAACTCGACACGATTCTCGATGACCGATTAGACGAGACGGTCGATGGGTCCGGTCCCACAGACAACGATTTCCCAGATGGCTAG
- a CDS encoding YeeE/YedE family protein encodes MSELVPLVVVGDLFPRGIWPYLLGGLLVGLGASGIYLSTGLIAGASTFLESTLSYVSDVPRFNRSKYVQSRRWRVVFTAGIVSGAAVYGLVLDPGLWTTDVQWWRLLGGGFLVGVGTRLGKGCTSGHGVCGLGSLSNTSVVNVLTFLAFAIGTAQLVAALGVSP; translated from the coding sequence ATGAGCGAACTCGTCCCGTTGGTCGTCGTCGGTGACCTGTTCCCGCGGGGTATCTGGCCGTACCTCCTCGGCGGCCTCCTCGTCGGACTCGGCGCGAGCGGTATCTACCTCAGCACGGGTCTCATCGCTGGTGCGAGTACGTTCCTCGAATCGACGCTCTCGTACGTCTCCGACGTGCCGCGGTTCAACCGCTCCAAATACGTCCAGTCCCGCCGGTGGCGCGTTGTGTTCACAGCGGGCATCGTTAGTGGTGCTGCCGTCTACGGACTCGTTCTCGATCCCGGACTCTGGACGACTGACGTGCAGTGGTGGCGACTCCTCGGCGGCGGATTCCTCGTCGGCGTCGGGACGCGACTCGGGAAGGGATGTACCTCTGGACACGGGGTCTGCGGTCTCGGGTCGCTCTCGAACACTTCCGTCGTGAACGTCCTGACGTTCCTCGCGTTCGCTATCGGCACCGCACAACTCGTCGCCGCGCTGGGAGTGTCGCCGTGA
- a CDS encoding DUF7512 family protein produces MIGADLAQLIPAAQTVGIVLAEAIALYVIYGAVTRVAGPTAQAMLGGD; encoded by the coding sequence ATGATCGGAGCAGATCTCGCCCAACTCATTCCAGCGGCGCAGACGGTTGGGATTGTCCTCGCTGAGGCCATCGCGTTGTACGTCATCTATGGCGCGGTGACACGAGTCGCCGGTCCGACTGCACAGGCGATGCTCGGTGGTGACTGA
- a CDS encoding phosphotransferase, translated as MDNRVSSALEDAFPNRTVDNVSSAGISWNAQNRTVAVDFGDGQRVFLKVAVNGDRSRIERERAVISYVGANCAVSVPNVIATETTGPVPYLATEPVSGQPLTTLLADATRTERAALAHDVGSALARVHDCRFEEHGHVVGGDADHLELDTGTWTDVLVETISEMREMAPCDRFDQHFEMVSDAVERNRDRLDRASATLLHGDPACPNCFRTGDGVGFLDWELSHVGDPVRDRSRTLDQQFDSLREGSPEGVVSAFYDGYRSQAGGLPSGFEERRPIYEVIRLLSVSGYFERTADYRDESRSDLAAWLEAEMRRRLDAIRR; from the coding sequence ATGGACAACCGTGTCTCGTCTGCACTCGAAGACGCGTTCCCGAATCGGACCGTCGATAACGTATCCTCGGCGGGCATCTCTTGGAACGCGCAGAACCGGACTGTCGCAGTCGATTTTGGCGACGGGCAGCGCGTCTTCCTGAAAGTCGCCGTCAACGGTGATCGTTCACGAATCGAGCGCGAGCGGGCTGTTATCTCCTACGTGGGTGCGAACTGCGCTGTCTCCGTTCCGAACGTAATCGCAACCGAGACGACGGGACCGGTCCCGTATCTCGCTACTGAACCGGTTTCGGGACAACCCCTTACGACGCTCTTGGCTGACGCGACTCGGACCGAACGGGCGGCACTGGCCCACGATGTTGGCAGCGCATTAGCGCGTGTCCACGACTGTCGGTTCGAGGAACACGGTCACGTCGTCGGCGGCGACGCTGACCACCTCGAACTCGATACGGGAACGTGGACGGACGTTCTCGTGGAGACGATTTCGGAGATGCGCGAGATGGCACCCTGCGACCGGTTCGATCAACATTTCGAGATGGTGAGCGACGCTGTCGAGAGAAATCGAGATCGATTGGACCGCGCGTCGGCGACGTTACTCCACGGCGATCCCGCTTGCCCGAACTGCTTTCGAACCGGGGACGGTGTTGGGTTTCTCGACTGGGAACTCTCGCACGTCGGGGACCCGGTACGGGACCGCTCCCGAACGCTGGATCAGCAGTTCGACTCGCTCCGTGAAGGCAGCCCAGAGGGCGTCGTGTCCGCCTTTTACGACGGGTACCGTTCTCAGGCTGGCGGCCTTCCGTCCGGGTTCGAAGAGCGACGACCAATCTACGAGGTAATCCGTCTTCTCAGCGTCTCGGGATACTTCGAGCGAACGGCAGACTACCGTGATGAATCACGCTCGGACCTCGCTGCGTGGCTGGAAGCCGAGATGCGTCGCCGCCTCGACGCTATCCGCAGATGA